One window of the Bombus huntii isolate Logan2020A chromosome 18, iyBomHunt1.1, whole genome shotgun sequence genome contains the following:
- the LOC126875439 gene encoding uncharacterized protein LOC126875439 produces the protein MRMRKTITGGVILEVPEDQGREKAAALAAQLTRALDPNEVRVATPFRAAEARVSLIDIAATKAEIQNTLARESGCKPEDIRLGEIRPARNGLGAVWIRGPASAVRKLAQAGKVAIGWSMAKVEAIERRPLQCYRCLGIGHTGMTCTAKEDKGHLCFRCGEPGHQARACTTASPKCLLCEALGTPSVHRMGGPACAPSKKGTKGAARGSTAARGSEKGSPPQSDPKPANKEVGTEEATNKERPPRN, from the coding sequence ATGAGGATGCGGAAGACCATCACCGGAGGTGTCATCTTAGAGGTCCCTGAGGACCAGGGAAGGGAGAAGGCCGCAGCGCTCGCAGCACAGCTGACGCGGGCTCTGGACCCGAACGAGGTCCGCGTGGCGACCCCCTTCCGAGCCGCGGAGGCAAGGGTGTCCCTGATAGACATAGCGGCCACCAAGGCGGAAATCCAGAACACCCTGGCAAGGGAGAGCGGCTGCAAGCCGGAGGACATCCGGCTGGGAGAAATCCGCCCCGCTCGGAACGGACTTGGCGCCGTATGGATACGAGGTCCTGCCAGTGCAGTGAGGAAACTGGCCCAGGCTGGAAAGGTTGCCATAGGCTGGTCGATGGCGAAGGTCGAAGCCATCGAACGGAGACCGTTACAGTGCTACAGGTGCCTTGGGATAGGACACACGGGGATGACCTGCACCGCCAAGGAGGACAAGGGGCACCTGTGCTTCAGATGCGGCGAACCAGGGCACCAGGCGAGAGCATGCACTACTGCGAGCCCGAAATGCCTGCTCTGCGAGGCGCTTGGAACACCGTCGGTGCACAGGATGGGGGGACCGGCCTGCGCCCCCTCGAAGAAGGGAACGAAAGGAGCCGCCCGCGGATCCACGGCTGCAAGAGGCAGCGAGAAAGGCTCCCCGCCGCAAAGCGACCCTAAGCCCGCGAACAAGGAGGTAGGCACGGAGGAAGCCACGAACAAGGAAAGGCCACCAAGGAACTGA